aaattaatattttttaccgACATAACAGAAAATGTCAACATGTCGTTTCTAAGTAGAATTGCAGAGAAAACTTTGAGGCTCAGGTAAGTCCTGCCCTTATGTCTgcataacaaaaaacaaccaaTCCGTCACTTGTTTATTTCAGTGGTCTTCGGTTGATGTCGGTGTATCCCACACATTACGTCGAACCTATTGTACAGAAAGATAAACAACTTGAGCAGAAGAATGAACTATCAAAGCTCTATCATGTCCCAATTAAGGCTGTAGTCAACAAATCTTCGGATACAGTCTTCCATGACGACACGAAGgaaaaaatgataaattataTAACGAAAAAGGGCAATAGCGCCCTGGCCAGAACACTTTTGTCGAAGACGTTGGAGTTAATTAAACGCACGCAGACGGAGCACATGAATCTAGCCAAAGGGGACAAGACCGCCGTCAACACCAATGCCGAAACGCTCTTGAAGCAAGCGGTTGAAAACTGTAGACCGATCCTTCAAGTAACCGCCATAAAACGCGGTGGAGTTACCTACCAAGTTCCAGTTCCCATTACGACCAAGAGATCATATTTTCTGGCCATGAAGTGGCTCCTGGAGGCTGCCCGAGAGAAGGAGCGCAAGGTGTCTCTCCCGGAGAAACTAGCCTGGGAGATTCTGGACGCGGCCCATGGCCAGGGAAGAGTCGTCAAGCGAAAGGACGACTTGCATAGGCAATGCGAGAGCAACCGCGCCTACGCACATTATAGATGGAGCTAAATTTAcgatttattactttttataatGCAATAAAGTTATCAAATTTGTGTTTAATAGTCTTCGTTGTCATTAGATCTGTTAGGTGTGTCAAGTGAGCTGACAAAGAGTTAATAATgacactttttttaaagattttattaatGAACATAGCATGAAGTTGAAGAACTTGGGGTCATTgctataaaaattgtttccaTACTTGTTGAAAAGTCAACAGAAATTTTTATTCGtatgttatttataaatttttatacaaataatttttaaatttttgcaaatgcaatgaaaacaaatggaaatgtaatatttaaaaggtgCTAAGAATTTCACTTTATTAGTATATTTGTGTTGCCTTTTATTAAATACCAAACTAACTATTTTTGGAACAGCTGTTCATGTTAAATGGTAAGTCCTTTTTTCATTAAAAGGTcatgacaaaaaaatatttttagagtcTATCTTAGATTTAACTATTgcttttagtaattttttaacaataaaaagtaaaattgtatatgttttaattgccattaatatattacaacagctgtttgaaaatacgACAGGAACCATTTAGGTTTGTTCCCTATATTGCTGAAGCTTTCTGATTAACTTTCATTTATTCAGCAAATCAACGGTTGGCAAAATCCAAACACTCGTCTTTTGTGCTAGAAACCAATTTcagaaaaatctaaaaacgcGTCCACAGTGTAAACGGTGTATTGTggttttttagatttatgtgGAAGCCGATCTATCGAAGGGCCTATCGATTCTTATCGAATCGCAACGCTACAGATGACGCACGAAGAGAACAAAGATGGCGATCCCGAGCACACGAAAATTAAAACGAGCTGAATgataaataaagaattttgtaCTTATAGTTGAAATTCGCATAAACGCAGTGAAATAAATTGCTTACTAAAAGTGTCATGCATATTTGCAATGTGTAAAAGAAGAGTTTATCACGAAACGGTTTAGTTTACCTGTGCATTTTAATACAATCCCAAAACACATAATCTTACTAGTTAAAATTGACTGGACgacattataaaaaaaaaattgggtaaATTTACCAAACGCAAACGCTATAGAATACATAAGGATTCTCGgtattaatacaaaaaagaTATGTATATGTAATACATAGGCTGGTGGCTCAACGTCAACACTCGCTGCAACAAAAGGAATTGCATACATAGAATTAAGAGTGGATATTAGGGTGAGTACTTTTCACGAAATGTATTTTAGTCAGGTTCAGGGTATGTTTTATAGCGTTTTGCTTGCACTTTTTGTGGTGCGGATGGATCTGCATACGTTTAATTGTTGAATGTGTGTATATACCAGTGGATTTACAGCGTTATGTACGAATTAATTCCACTTAAATGTATGTGGATACCATTTTCATGATTCTGCATACATacacatgtatgtatgtatatgtacgaATGCTCGTAAACAAAGTAACTTCTTATGTATAAGCGAGTAAATAGGTGTAAAACGAATGAATTAACTTTATTCTTCGAGTGAGTGTTCATTTGATTGCAAAgtaactatatattttatgtttccGCAACAAATTTATGGTTTTAATATATCATGTACGTGTATATTTCATGTAAGTATCATGTACATGTGTTCGTGGAAAAATGTTGTGAATCAGGTGTAGAAAAATTGTAAGAATATGTTAATGTatggttttttaaatgtatttgttgtgttttttcaatttttaatttttattccgCGCTATTAACATGGTATTGAGTGAATCTTAAAAAATCGAGATGCCATGGATCGTGCAAATTCATATTTACTCAacgttattattattgtttgtttgtttcccGTAACAAATTTTCTTAAGAAATTTACAAACTAAGATAATTTGTTGTTATgtgcttaaaaataacaagaatTTTGCCAATAATAATTAATGGAAAGGTCAGGCACAAAAAGatattctataaaaaaaaaataagtttaaattaaaaaaatttttttttttgtattaattacttttattttaagacttTTGTGAACATAAgtttatacaatttattttgttaatatttccTATACATTTACAAGTAGGGCTAGTTGTATCATATATTTGCCACACCCACTTTTTGTCCTTTGTTGAATTTATATTGATTATAAATATCCTAAGAGTAGTAGCTTTCATTTagtcattttatatttatttactttggtaaaaaaacaaaacaaggtCAGATAATTAGGTCAACGACATAAGTACTTTGGAagtttgaataattttaatatttttttacttttgcgGGTATTAAGAGTGGTTAAAGAAACTATTTTCGAATTCCTGATACAGAACTCATTCCTGCGCTAGCACATTTAGAACATGTTTAGATCCTATTTGTATGATGTGATCATCATATTAGGAAAGTGAGCATTTAGTAAAAAGATATTCGAATGCGACGAtaactggtttttattattatcgtAGTTTTTAAGCAAAGCATTGTCTATTTTCTTCATAATGTCTaagaattcattaaaaaaattgttttacaaGTTGCACATTACCTGTTGcactaaatcaatttttaaagggtgcTTCATTTTTTAAGTGTTCATAGTCGAGGGTGTCAAAGAAATTTCTTCGGATAgagattttattgtttttgtttttaatatcacAAATTTCACCCGAGAATTCTGTGTCAATCCCGAATAATAAATGGTTCTCAACGCAAGTGTAACATGAATTGATCataaatatgtaattaaacatgtttattttctttatagtttaaattttttatattatcttAATTATGCTGATAATTATCATTATAATTTGtataggaaaataaatattttatatatgtacattacTCGATTTGGTTATAATTCTTCTCAGAAAGAATAGTTGTTGCTTGAACAACATTTTAGAAACGTGTTGATTTCAA
The genomic region above belongs to Drosophila takahashii strain IR98-3 E-12201 chromosome 2L, DtakHiC1v2, whole genome shotgun sequence and contains:
- the mRpS7 gene encoding small ribosomal subunit protein uS7m; the encoded protein is MSFLSRIAEKTLRLSGLRLMSVYPTHYVEPIVQKDKQLEQKNELSKLYHVPIKAVVNKSSDTVFHDDTKEKMINYITKKGNSALARTLLSKTLELIKRTQTEHMNLAKGDKTAVNTNAETLLKQAVENCRPILQVTAIKRGGVTYQVPVPITTKRSYFLAMKWLLEAAREKERKVSLPEKLAWEILDAAHGQGRVVKRKDDLHRQCESNRAYAHYRWS